In one window of Drosophila mauritiana strain mau12 chromosome X, ASM438214v1, whole genome shotgun sequence DNA:
- the LOC117148544 gene encoding transmembrane protein 132E isoform X1, producing the protein MMRYCLIIALQLSLAYSVEVHFEAPDSGFFLKHARQPPVTPEIANVQTSSAVPPLRQRSSYDSVLSLDRFTVVETTQPVSIRASYGPFSTKQTVPARYIVPDTMDSQSGDYMNNATLLELQQPNMHLDISAHLVRSSVSQDAPVLRVLFHAGADPGGHLQRQKVCVLLHVAMGSEQPLKGRCMPEGEDGVCVAEVVVPLGWWPQLPAPTQDGSGQAPPKVPQRYAQVSYSVFEPPLRNPEQCEPKVQIQPLTTFAQVPLLAARTPYRMLRADDAVTFLLPQHPLYPLSRLHVPVFLHQYPDQRVAAFTVRARVKAGLKILGATASTDQWSVSVEKENPKHTTARVTAFRKEAESSLESGGNLTSEVFEVFSWLLEVAEDTNDIVDGGKIVWSVTHVYDTPKDKDSGELVIPDDNKKRLIAKLEINKDDIQAVLPMAKIWEVMNTAVLTGRQVAQAMKVFIVSQAGKVADVTLQSSCHAEDESVIKVSSSCSSVYVDGSEQRGSSNASVIVKYGTYVGVAKFIVWMPEFPLEVYISDFRLSQIKGWKVTDDNHYLHNKQSRRRKKRSYVWGQHGTNYYNNLGADKTICRARYQQSPVEVYAKFLAVDQNSGRTSYFISRRTGLRVTDLVQPLLRVADPKIASLKGRILQGKSMGRTDVQVLSPITGRVIGTKEIRVGSDKVNLSKLIVRVISGLQLTISPDNTIENGYLAETSVTHKLTAQYQEGLLDIDLEFTDGSKTPLRDIAVEDYFLLVESLDTEVVAFAPMLASHHPRVIAVGEGNGNLLRVTLLLSEECRQRRGTLSSSKQNKSNAAPLASALASIEVDFNNVDIVSKQEAIQNDGTVGRERKNYRQTGDLADIIVGIPLRDSSQLYEPTVQARQHRGSIQAVHKGHHGKGLAGTGTMTTMELGMYVLLTAFCFAIIVFVISCVVYASKFRPAMIESGLDPLSAGKNNGSGGSGGFRDVRLKESTTNAHDWVWLGRSTIDRQSIVAETNTHLNPRDSRMRITSNPIVNYDNGRRVSSFDQQPKLQTHIVPASNLNKQHADHYLANERKDNALDYKPPVPPHRNVGARACLPVQPVPGTGSVKQDAAPNKRHSQLYRREHLQTSDSNANSQQSPPQPNQQTPTERPHPLAHAHPHPHPHQHQRSHSHSHNFSQEPLIKAAHNKIKQQQQQQQQQQHEELHNAEKLVEYTNPHQKNAFQFDSLTPKRVTKAAASSPATPSTSAVQGKAKENHSMASSTGDAANSNGTDEIIRLPASAVSQEPTTKSSRVKRATVVGNPMFSATVDESVAPGERLGLDDLDMDYEQIMHYFDNLKESNA; encoded by the exons ATGATGAGATACTGCCTCATAATTGCTTTGCAGCTGTCGTTGGCAT ACTCCGTGGAGGTGCACTTCGAGGCGCCGGACAGCGGCTTCTTTCTGAAGCACGCCCGCCAACCACCTGTGACGCCGGAGATCGCCAATGTGCAGACATCCTCGGCGGTGCCGCCGTTACGGCAACGATCCTCCTACGACTCCGTGTTGTCCCTGGACAGATTCACTGTGGTGGAGACCACGCAGCCGGTGTCCATACGCGCCAGCTATGGACCCTTTTCCACGAAACAAACGGTGCCAGCCCGCTACATTGTGCCGGACACAATGGACAGCCAGTCGGGCGATTATATGAAT AATGCCACTCTACTGGAGCTCCAGCAGCCCAACATGCACCTGGACATCTCCGCCCATTTGGTGCGCTCCAGTGTTTCGCAGGATGCTCCCGTGCTTCGGGTACTGTTCCACGCCGGAGCCGATCCGGGTGGTCACTTGCAGCGCCAGAAGGTCTGCGTACTCCTGCACGTGGCCATGGGTTCGGAGCAGCCTCTCAAAGGACGCTGCATGCCGGAGGGCGAGGACGGTGTCTGCGTAGCCGAAGTGGTCGTGCCCCTGGGCTGGTGGCCCCAGCTGCCGGCGCCCACACAAGATGGCAGTGGCCAGGCGCCACCCAAAGTGCCGCAGCGGTATGCCCAGGTCTCGTACAGTGTCTTTGAACCGCCTTTGCGTAATCCCGAGCAATGCGAGCCCAAGGTGCAGATCCAACCGTTGACCACATTCGCCCAGGTGCCTTTGTTGGCCGCCAGGACTCCGTATCGCATGTTGCGCGCCGATGATGCCGTCACCTTTCTGCTGCCCCAACATCCGCTGTATCCACTGTCCCGCCTCCATGTGCCCGTCTTTCTGCATCAATATCCCGATCAGCGGGTGGCCGCCTTCACTGTGAGAGCTCGTGTCAAGGCAGGCTTGAAGATTCTGGGCGCCACCGCCTCCACAGACCAATGGAGCGTTTCTGTAGAGAAGGAAAATCCCAAACACACCACCGCTCGCGTCACTGCTTTCCGCAAAGAGGCCGAATCCAGTCTGGAAAGTGGTGGCAACTTAACCAGCGAGGTGTTTGAAGTATTCTCATGGCTTCTCGAGGTGGCCGAGGACACCAATGATATTGTGGACGGTGGCAAGATTGTGTGGTCCGTGACGCATGTCTATGACACGCCCAAGGACAAGGATTCCGGAGAACTGGTTATACCCGATGACAACAAGAAGCGACTAATTGCCAAGCTGGAGATCAACAAGGATGACATTCAGGCGGTGCTGCCAATGGCCAAGATCTGGGAGGTGATGAACACGGCGGTGCTAACGGGCAGACAGGTGGCCCAGGCCATGAAGGTGTTCATCGTTTCGCAGGCGGGCAAGGTGGCCGATGTGACGCTGCAGAGTTCCTGTCACGCCGAAGACGAAAGTGTGATCAAG GTCTCCTCCTCCTGTAGCTCTGTTTATGTGGATGGCTCCGAGCAGCGCGGCTCATCCAATGCCTCGGTCATTGTCAAGTATGGCACctatgtgggcgtggccaagtTCATCGTTTGGATGCCCGAGTTCCCGCTGGAGGTTTACATATCCGATTTCCGTCTCTCCCAGATCAAAGGATGGAAAGTAACCGATGACAATCACTATCT GCACAACAAGCAGTCGCGTCGTAGAAAGAAGAGATCCTACGTTTGGGGTCAGCATGGAACCAACTACTATAACAATCTGGGAGCGGACAAGACGATTTGTCGCGCTCGCTACCAGCAAAGTCCCGTGGAGGTGTACGCCAAATTTCTGGCCGTGGACCAG AACTCTGGACGCACCAGCTACTTTATCTCACGGCGTACAGGCTTAAGGGTCACAGATCTGGTGCAGCCGCTGCTCCGTGTTGCCGATCCCAAGATCGCATCTCTGAAGGGTCGAATTCTGCAGGGCAAGTCCATGGGACGCACGGATGTCCAGGTCCTGTCACCCATAACGGGTCGAGTAATTGGCACCAAGGAAATCCGTGTGGGCAGCGACAAGGTGAACCTCTCCAAGCTCATCGTGCGCGTTATTTCGGGCCTGCAGCTCACCATCAGTCCGGACAACACGATTGAGAACGGCTACCTGGCGGAGACTTCTGTCACACACAAGCTGACCGCTCAGTATCAGGAGGGATTGCTTGACATCGATTTGGAGTTTACCGATGGCTCCAAAACTCCTTTGCG AGATATTGCCGTGGAGGACTACTTCCTGCTGGTGGAGAGTTTGGACACCGAGGTGGTGGCATTTGCTCCCATGCTGGCTTCTCATCATCCGCGTGTCATAGCCGTGGGCGAGGGCAATGGTAACCTGCTGCGCGTGACCCTTCTATTGTCCGAGGAGTGCCGCCAGCGACGTGGCACGTTGAGCAGCTCCAAACAGAACAAATCGAATGCAGCACCATTGGCTAGTGCATTGGCATCCATTGAAGTGGATTTCAACAATGTGGATATCGTGAGCAAGCAGGAGGCTATCCAAAATGATGGCACTGTGGGCAGGGAGAGAAAGAACTATAGGCAAACAGGAGATCTGGCCGATATCATAG TGGGCATCCCCTTGAGGGACTCCAGCCAGCTGTACGAACCTACTGTTCAGGCGCGTCAGCATCGGGGCAGCATTCAGGCGGTTCATAAGGGTCATCATGGCAAGGGACTTGCAGGCACAGGCACAATGACCACCATGGAACTGGGCATGTACGTCCTGCTCACGGCGTTCTGCTTCGCAATTATTGTGTTCGTGATCTCTTGCGTTGTGTATGCCTCTAAGTTCCGGCCAGCAATGATTGAATCTGGCTTGGATCCCCTGTCGGCGGGCAAGAACAATGGTTCTGGTGGATCTGGGGGCTTCCGGGATGTGCGCCTGAAGGAGTCGACAACGAATGCACACGATTGGGTCTGGCTGGGACGCTCCACCATCGACCGACAGTCCATTGTGGCTGAGACTAACACGCATCTGAATCCGAGAG ATTCCCGCATGCGCATCACTAGCAATCCGATTGTCAACTACGACAATGGACGCCGTGTGAGCTCCTTTGACCAACAGCCCAAGCTGCAGACACACATCGTGCCGGCCTCCAATCTTAACAAGCAGCACGCCGACCA CTATTTGGCCAACGAGCGCAAGGATAATGCCCTGGACTACAAGCCACCAGTGCCGCCGCACAGGAATGTGGGCGCCCGAGCATGCCTGCCCGTTCAGCCTGTGCCCGGTACTGGATCTGTAAAG CAGGATGCGGCACCCAACAAGCGACACAGTCAGCTGTACAGACGTGAGCATTTGCAGACAAGCGATAGCAATGCCAATAGCCAACAGTCGCCACCGCAGCCTAATCAGCAAACGCCAACAGAACGACCACATCCACTGGCCCACGCCcatccacatcctcatccGCACCAGCATCAGCGCAGCCATAGCCATAGCCACAACTTCAGCCAGGAGCCACTCATTAAGGCGGCGCACAACAAAatcaagcagcagcagcaacaacaacagcagcagcaacacgagGAGCTGCACAACGCCGAGAAGCTGGTGGAGTATACGAATCCGCACCAGAAGAACGCGTTCCAGTTCGATTCGCTGACACCAAAGAGAGTTACCAAAGCAGCCGCGTCCTCGCCGGCAACGCCGTCCACATCAGCAGTCCAGGGCAAAGCTAAAG AAAACCACAGCATGGCCAGCAGCACTGGGGATGCGGCCAATTCAAATGGAACGGACGAGATTATAAGGCTGCCAGCCAGCGCCGTCAGCCAGGAGCCCACCACGAAATCGTCGCGTGTCAAGCGCGCCACCGTGGTGGGCAATCCGATGTTCTCGGCCACCGTCGATGAGTCTGTCGCCCCCGGAGAGCGTCTTGGCCTGGACGATCTCGACATGGATTACGAGCAGATCATGCACTACTTTGACAACCTAAAG GAGTCAAATGCCTGA
- the LOC117148544 gene encoding transmembrane protein 132E isoform X2: MMRYCLIIALQLSLAYSVEVHFEAPDSGFFLKHARQPPVTPEIANVQTSSAVPPLRQRSSYDSVLSLDRFTVVETTQPVSIRASYGPFSTKQTVPARYIVPDTMDSQSGDYMNNATLLELQQPNMHLDISAHLVRSSVSQDAPVLRVLFHAGADPGGHLQRQKVCVLLHVAMGSEQPLKGRCMPEGEDGVCVAEVVVPLGWWPQLPAPTQDGSGQAPPKVPQRYAQVSYSVFEPPLRNPEQCEPKVQIQPLTTFAQVPLLAARTPYRMLRADDAVTFLLPQHPLYPLSRLHVPVFLHQYPDQRVAAFTVRARVKAGLKILGATASTDQWSVSVEKENPKHTTARVTAFRKEAESSLESGGNLTSEVFEVFSWLLEVAEDTNDIVDGGKIVWSVTHVYDTPKDKDSGELVIPDDNKKRLIAKLEINKDDIQAVLPMAKIWEVMNTAVLTGRQVAQAMKVFIVSQAGKVADVTLQSSCHAEDESVIKVSSSCSSVYVDGSEQRGSSNASVIVKYGTYVGVAKFIVWMPEFPLEVYISDFRLSQIKGWKVTDDNHYLHNKQSRRRKKRSYVWGQHGTNYYNNLGADKTICRARYQQSPVEVYAKFLAVDQNSGRTSYFISRRTGLRVTDLVQPLLRVADPKIASLKGRILQGKSMGRTDVQVLSPITGRVIGTKEIRVGSDKVNLSKLIVRVISGLQLTISPDNTIENGYLAETSVTHKLTAQYQEGLLDIDLEFTDGSKTPLRDIAVEDYFLLVESLDTEVVAFAPMLASHHPRVIAVGEGNGNLLRVTLLLSEECRQRRGTLSSSKQNKSNAAPLASALASIEVDFNNVDIVSKQEAIQNDGTVGRERKNYRQTGDLADIIVGIPLRDSSQLYEPTVQARQHRGSIQAVHKGHHGKGLAGTGTMTTMELGMYVLLTAFCFAIIVFVISCVVYASKFRPAMIESGLDPLSAGKNNGSGGSGGFRDVRLKESTTNAHDWVWLGRSTIDRQSIVAETNTHLNPRDSRMRITSNPIVNYDNGRRVSSFDQQPKLQTHIVPASNLNKQHADHYLANERKDNALDYKPPVPPHRNVGARACLPVQPVPGTGSVKDAAPNKRHSQLYRREHLQTSDSNANSQQSPPQPNQQTPTERPHPLAHAHPHPHPHQHQRSHSHSHNFSQEPLIKAAHNKIKQQQQQQQQQQHEELHNAEKLVEYTNPHQKNAFQFDSLTPKRVTKAAASSPATPSTSAVQGKAKENHSMASSTGDAANSNGTDEIIRLPASAVSQEPTTKSSRVKRATVVGNPMFSATVDESVAPGERLGLDDLDMDYEQIMHYFDNLKESNA, translated from the exons ATGATGAGATACTGCCTCATAATTGCTTTGCAGCTGTCGTTGGCAT ACTCCGTGGAGGTGCACTTCGAGGCGCCGGACAGCGGCTTCTTTCTGAAGCACGCCCGCCAACCACCTGTGACGCCGGAGATCGCCAATGTGCAGACATCCTCGGCGGTGCCGCCGTTACGGCAACGATCCTCCTACGACTCCGTGTTGTCCCTGGACAGATTCACTGTGGTGGAGACCACGCAGCCGGTGTCCATACGCGCCAGCTATGGACCCTTTTCCACGAAACAAACGGTGCCAGCCCGCTACATTGTGCCGGACACAATGGACAGCCAGTCGGGCGATTATATGAAT AATGCCACTCTACTGGAGCTCCAGCAGCCCAACATGCACCTGGACATCTCCGCCCATTTGGTGCGCTCCAGTGTTTCGCAGGATGCTCCCGTGCTTCGGGTACTGTTCCACGCCGGAGCCGATCCGGGTGGTCACTTGCAGCGCCAGAAGGTCTGCGTACTCCTGCACGTGGCCATGGGTTCGGAGCAGCCTCTCAAAGGACGCTGCATGCCGGAGGGCGAGGACGGTGTCTGCGTAGCCGAAGTGGTCGTGCCCCTGGGCTGGTGGCCCCAGCTGCCGGCGCCCACACAAGATGGCAGTGGCCAGGCGCCACCCAAAGTGCCGCAGCGGTATGCCCAGGTCTCGTACAGTGTCTTTGAACCGCCTTTGCGTAATCCCGAGCAATGCGAGCCCAAGGTGCAGATCCAACCGTTGACCACATTCGCCCAGGTGCCTTTGTTGGCCGCCAGGACTCCGTATCGCATGTTGCGCGCCGATGATGCCGTCACCTTTCTGCTGCCCCAACATCCGCTGTATCCACTGTCCCGCCTCCATGTGCCCGTCTTTCTGCATCAATATCCCGATCAGCGGGTGGCCGCCTTCACTGTGAGAGCTCGTGTCAAGGCAGGCTTGAAGATTCTGGGCGCCACCGCCTCCACAGACCAATGGAGCGTTTCTGTAGAGAAGGAAAATCCCAAACACACCACCGCTCGCGTCACTGCTTTCCGCAAAGAGGCCGAATCCAGTCTGGAAAGTGGTGGCAACTTAACCAGCGAGGTGTTTGAAGTATTCTCATGGCTTCTCGAGGTGGCCGAGGACACCAATGATATTGTGGACGGTGGCAAGATTGTGTGGTCCGTGACGCATGTCTATGACACGCCCAAGGACAAGGATTCCGGAGAACTGGTTATACCCGATGACAACAAGAAGCGACTAATTGCCAAGCTGGAGATCAACAAGGATGACATTCAGGCGGTGCTGCCAATGGCCAAGATCTGGGAGGTGATGAACACGGCGGTGCTAACGGGCAGACAGGTGGCCCAGGCCATGAAGGTGTTCATCGTTTCGCAGGCGGGCAAGGTGGCCGATGTGACGCTGCAGAGTTCCTGTCACGCCGAAGACGAAAGTGTGATCAAG GTCTCCTCCTCCTGTAGCTCTGTTTATGTGGATGGCTCCGAGCAGCGCGGCTCATCCAATGCCTCGGTCATTGTCAAGTATGGCACctatgtgggcgtggccaagtTCATCGTTTGGATGCCCGAGTTCCCGCTGGAGGTTTACATATCCGATTTCCGTCTCTCCCAGATCAAAGGATGGAAAGTAACCGATGACAATCACTATCT GCACAACAAGCAGTCGCGTCGTAGAAAGAAGAGATCCTACGTTTGGGGTCAGCATGGAACCAACTACTATAACAATCTGGGAGCGGACAAGACGATTTGTCGCGCTCGCTACCAGCAAAGTCCCGTGGAGGTGTACGCCAAATTTCTGGCCGTGGACCAG AACTCTGGACGCACCAGCTACTTTATCTCACGGCGTACAGGCTTAAGGGTCACAGATCTGGTGCAGCCGCTGCTCCGTGTTGCCGATCCCAAGATCGCATCTCTGAAGGGTCGAATTCTGCAGGGCAAGTCCATGGGACGCACGGATGTCCAGGTCCTGTCACCCATAACGGGTCGAGTAATTGGCACCAAGGAAATCCGTGTGGGCAGCGACAAGGTGAACCTCTCCAAGCTCATCGTGCGCGTTATTTCGGGCCTGCAGCTCACCATCAGTCCGGACAACACGATTGAGAACGGCTACCTGGCGGAGACTTCTGTCACACACAAGCTGACCGCTCAGTATCAGGAGGGATTGCTTGACATCGATTTGGAGTTTACCGATGGCTCCAAAACTCCTTTGCG AGATATTGCCGTGGAGGACTACTTCCTGCTGGTGGAGAGTTTGGACACCGAGGTGGTGGCATTTGCTCCCATGCTGGCTTCTCATCATCCGCGTGTCATAGCCGTGGGCGAGGGCAATGGTAACCTGCTGCGCGTGACCCTTCTATTGTCCGAGGAGTGCCGCCAGCGACGTGGCACGTTGAGCAGCTCCAAACAGAACAAATCGAATGCAGCACCATTGGCTAGTGCATTGGCATCCATTGAAGTGGATTTCAACAATGTGGATATCGTGAGCAAGCAGGAGGCTATCCAAAATGATGGCACTGTGGGCAGGGAGAGAAAGAACTATAGGCAAACAGGAGATCTGGCCGATATCATAG TGGGCATCCCCTTGAGGGACTCCAGCCAGCTGTACGAACCTACTGTTCAGGCGCGTCAGCATCGGGGCAGCATTCAGGCGGTTCATAAGGGTCATCATGGCAAGGGACTTGCAGGCACAGGCACAATGACCACCATGGAACTGGGCATGTACGTCCTGCTCACGGCGTTCTGCTTCGCAATTATTGTGTTCGTGATCTCTTGCGTTGTGTATGCCTCTAAGTTCCGGCCAGCAATGATTGAATCTGGCTTGGATCCCCTGTCGGCGGGCAAGAACAATGGTTCTGGTGGATCTGGGGGCTTCCGGGATGTGCGCCTGAAGGAGTCGACAACGAATGCACACGATTGGGTCTGGCTGGGACGCTCCACCATCGACCGACAGTCCATTGTGGCTGAGACTAACACGCATCTGAATCCGAGAG ATTCCCGCATGCGCATCACTAGCAATCCGATTGTCAACTACGACAATGGACGCCGTGTGAGCTCCTTTGACCAACAGCCCAAGCTGCAGACACACATCGTGCCGGCCTCCAATCTTAACAAGCAGCACGCCGACCA CTATTTGGCCAACGAGCGCAAGGATAATGCCCTGGACTACAAGCCACCAGTGCCGCCGCACAGGAATGTGGGCGCCCGAGCATGCCTGCCCGTTCAGCCTGTGCCCGGTACTGGATCTGTAAAG GATGCGGCACCCAACAAGCGACACAGTCAGCTGTACAGACGTGAGCATTTGCAGACAAGCGATAGCAATGCCAATAGCCAACAGTCGCCACCGCAGCCTAATCAGCAAACGCCAACAGAACGACCACATCCACTGGCCCACGCCcatccacatcctcatccGCACCAGCATCAGCGCAGCCATAGCCATAGCCACAACTTCAGCCAGGAGCCACTCATTAAGGCGGCGCACAACAAAatcaagcagcagcagcaacaacaacagcagcagcaacacgagGAGCTGCACAACGCCGAGAAGCTGGTGGAGTATACGAATCCGCACCAGAAGAACGCGTTCCAGTTCGATTCGCTGACACCAAAGAGAGTTACCAAAGCAGCCGCGTCCTCGCCGGCAACGCCGTCCACATCAGCAGTCCAGGGCAAAGCTAAAG AAAACCACAGCATGGCCAGCAGCACTGGGGATGCGGCCAATTCAAATGGAACGGACGAGATTATAAGGCTGCCAGCCAGCGCCGTCAGCCAGGAGCCCACCACGAAATCGTCGCGTGTCAAGCGCGCCACCGTGGTGGGCAATCCGATGTTCTCGGCCACCGTCGATGAGTCTGTCGCCCCCGGAGAGCGTCTTGGCCTGGACGATCTCGACATGGATTACGAGCAGATCATGCACTACTTTGACAACCTAAAG GAGTCAAATGCCTGA